The proteins below are encoded in one region of Sphingomonas sp.:
- a CDS encoding class I SAM-dependent methyltransferase: MTSDDAIAGYDAAAAELAARYDDPALLAIHADLRHFLPERCQGRLALDVGAGSGRDAGWLAGLGYEVIAVEPADRMRAEGMRRHGGPAIRWLGDRLPGLAKVHALAIGFDLILLSAVWQHVAPEDRPRAFRKLATLLKPGGLLVLSLRSGPALADRPMYEVGVGEVESLAHSHGLEVARIAARPDAQHRDDVQWTTIVLRLPDDGSGALPLIRGIILADDKSSTYKLALLRAVARIAEHAAATALPAEDGSDSVVLPLGLVALFWIRMYLPLVRAGLPQAPRNSGPDGLGFAKSGFRQVMALAVALTELRVGAIFAADTGSAVASALERGCRDDYHHAG; this comes from the coding sequence GTGACCTCGGATGATGCGATCGCCGGTTATGATGCAGCCGCCGCTGAACTGGCGGCGCGGTACGACGATCCTGCGCTGCTCGCGATCCACGCCGATCTGCGCCACTTCCTGCCCGAACGGTGCCAAGGCAGATTAGCGCTCGATGTCGGTGCTGGGTCTGGCCGCGACGCCGGCTGGTTGGCTGGCCTCGGCTATGAAGTGATCGCGGTCGAACCTGCCGATCGCATGCGCGCCGAAGGCATGCGCCGCCATGGCGGGCCGGCGATCCGATGGCTCGGCGACCGGCTGCCAGGCCTGGCAAAGGTGCATGCGCTGGCGATCGGTTTCGACCTGATCCTCTTGTCCGCCGTCTGGCAGCATGTTGCGCCGGAAGATCGACCACGCGCTTTTCGCAAGCTGGCAACCCTCCTTAAACCGGGCGGATTGCTGGTCCTGTCTTTGCGCAGCGGCCCGGCGCTGGCTGATCGGCCGATGTATGAAGTGGGGGTCGGCGAAGTCGAATCGCTTGCACATAGCCACGGACTGGAAGTCGCGCGGATTGCCGCGCGGCCCGATGCGCAGCATCGTGACGATGTGCAATGGACCACGATTGTCCTGCGCCTTCCGGATGATGGCAGCGGCGCGTTGCCGCTCATCCGCGGCATCATCCTGGCCGATGACAAAAGCTCTACCTACAAGCTGGCGCTGTTGCGCGCGGTGGCGCGGATCGCCGAACATGCAGCGGCAACGGCGCTCCCGGCGGAGGATGGCTCAGATTCTGTCGTGCTGCCGCTTGGGCTGGTCGCGCTGTTCTGGATCCGAATGTATTTGCCGCTCGTCCGCGCTGGCCTGCCCCAGGCGCCGCGCAATAGCGGGCCTGACGGGCTGGGCTTCGCCAAGTCCGGCTTCCGCCAGGTGATGGCGTTGGCTGTTGCGCTGACCGAATTGCGGGTTGGGGCGATATTCGCGGCGGATACTGGCAGCGCGGTCGCTTCGGCACTGGAGCGAGGCTGCCGCGACGATTACCACCATGCCGGCTAA
- a CDS encoding restriction endonuclease → MTPERQPGLDDAALEARIAALQSAIELWARQRDMWSDCGFQSFAERVGAEPGAWACVTVLHFEGPFYTMFNGTWDDGSQTSFDELVESLGFEYELNDHVSVHFYPLDPELRAAFGSYFHWRWVCSLIEPDCADVYEELYAHFARRPDDLHRIGWREFEILLFRIFQNQGFSAELGPGSGDGGVDIKLLQRDPLGDIMTYVQAKHYAGHRKIGLGPVQALYGLTRADEVQHGVMVTTSDYLPGARTFAARDNVQLALRTSDDVAQWCRTATAGIVEDKSTLISKAHLERVLGQIGSNRDPRILHAHTGYGITANAFALVLKETRHAALLMALPRSQISGDGQMGWERPITDGAALANLTGDMVWRARRSSERGAVSYWDGHSLYHMWDGQAANFNHAD, encoded by the coding sequence ATGACCCCGGAGCGCCAGCCCGGACTTGACGATGCCGCGCTCGAGGCCCGCATTGCCGCTCTGCAAAGCGCGATCGAGCTTTGGGCGCGGCAGCGCGACATGTGGTCGGACTGTGGCTTTCAATCCTTTGCCGAGCGGGTCGGCGCTGAGCCCGGGGCTTGGGCTTGCGTCACCGTGCTGCATTTCGAAGGCCCGTTCTACACCATGTTCAACGGCACCTGGGACGATGGTTCGCAAACGTCGTTTGACGAGCTCGTCGAAAGTCTTGGCTTCGAATATGAGCTAAACGATCATGTCAGCGTGCATTTCTATCCGCTCGATCCTGAGCTGCGTGCGGCCTTTGGCAGCTATTTCCACTGGCGCTGGGTGTGCAGCCTGATCGAGCCGGACTGTGCTGACGTCTATGAGGAGCTCTACGCACACTTCGCGCGCCGGCCGGATGATTTGCACCGGATTGGCTGGCGTGAATTCGAGATACTGTTGTTCCGCATCTTCCAGAACCAGGGCTTCAGCGCCGAGCTTGGACCGGGCAGCGGCGACGGCGGCGTCGATATCAAGCTGCTGCAGCGCGATCCGCTCGGTGACATCATGACCTATGTGCAGGCCAAACATTATGCCGGACATCGCAAGATCGGTCTGGGGCCGGTGCAAGCGCTGTACGGCCTGACGCGGGCTGACGAAGTCCAACATGGCGTCATGGTCACGACCTCGGACTATCTGCCGGGCGCGCGTACATTTGCCGCTCGCGACAATGTCCAGCTGGCGCTGCGCACCTCGGATGACGTCGCGCAGTGGTGCCGCACCGCCACCGCCGGGATCGTCGAGGACAAATCGACCCTGATCTCGAAAGCCCATCTGGAGCGCGTGTTGGGCCAGATCGGGAGCAATCGCGACCCGCGGATTCTCCACGCCCATACCGGCTACGGCATCACCGCCAACGCCTTTGCGCTGGTGCTAAAGGAAACCAGGCATGCCGCGCTGTTGATGGCCTTGCCGCGAAGTCAGATTAGCGGAGACGGACAGATGGGGTGGGAACGGCCTATCACTGACGGCGCGGCATTGGCGAACTTGACTGGCGATATGGTGTGGCGGGCACGGAGAAGCAGCGAGCGCGGCGCCGTTTCCTATTGGGATGGACATAGTCTCTACCATATGTGGGACGGACAAGCTGCGAATTTCAACCATGCCGATTGA
- a CDS encoding AAA family ATPase gives MRRLSRPTQSPAVLQSPRVQKAKAELFAFLRRPPEERRQRRAPLDEDLFHDSEFGHVIYNLCAGKCAYCESPLRANLVRHFRPLQFAEPSYGIESIDYYLWLAFEWRNLLAACDSCEKAKYNRFPLQRGSRATYLARFDDIREQEYPLLLDPFFDDPRRYLQFLSDGSCTHKHERGAATILTLDLNREDLIASRREAINSWLGYLTEPGSHDRFSEMIVRGPFPDHFGLGVPHLAASLDVLRRILISWRGTSSRDVANIPTFLRNVAQEIDETSSDEHFRLARVAAELRTSDEARGPALRAAVQRDVQAADFVLASPVPAQRPVAFDREISRVVIDHMKAIDRLEIPFPASRTGAAGAPCLAILGENSTGKSTILSAIALALIGAQQARRLRFKRSHLLSSANIDRLDQLEANPVAVMVEYYASKEQAQFYLDADSEQISGQFLPTSVILGYGPRRYFSPRYRRRSEGARHRVKTLFDPLATIPYPNDWLAELTGDRFETVARALRIVLALNDDDRLINDPEDGMCVEANGRRIPVERLSEGYKSVFAMVVDIIHELLDHYTSLEQAQAVVLIDEIETHLHPRWKMQIMTSLRRALPRVQFIVTTHDPLCLRGMDDDEVLVLQRVEDAKIRPMLGLPSVKGMTAEQLLTSDYFGLSSTSDPRVELGLARITGDVVVQDAVGGATITLSSETENLLKSVSLGDSASETLMQDALKQYLTDREVQRGKLRSDVREEAVDAVLKALRAPLAD, from the coding sequence ATGCGCCGACTCTCGCGACCCACCCAGTCTCCTGCAGTCCTGCAGTCGCCGCGGGTTCAAAAGGCGAAGGCCGAGCTGTTTGCCTTTCTGCGGCGGCCGCCCGAGGAACGGCGGCAGCGCCGGGCGCCGCTTGATGAAGATCTCTTTCACGACAGCGAGTTCGGCCATGTCATCTATAATCTGTGCGCCGGCAAATGCGCTTATTGTGAATCGCCGTTACGCGCGAATTTAGTACGACATTTTCGTCCGCTGCAGTTTGCCGAACCTTCCTACGGCATCGAGAGTATCGACTATTATCTGTGGCTGGCGTTTGAATGGCGGAACCTCCTGGCCGCATGCGACAGCTGCGAGAAGGCCAAGTACAATCGCTTCCCGCTCCAACGCGGCAGCCGCGCGACCTATCTCGCCCGGTTCGACGATATTCGCGAGCAGGAATATCCGCTGCTCCTCGACCCGTTCTTCGACGATCCGCGCAGATACCTTCAATTCCTGAGCGATGGGTCGTGCACCCACAAGCATGAGCGCGGTGCCGCGACCATCCTGACACTCGATCTCAACCGGGAAGATCTCATCGCGTCGCGGCGCGAGGCGATCAATAGCTGGCTTGGATATCTGACCGAGCCGGGCAGTCATGATCGCTTCTCTGAGATGATCGTGCGCGGTCCTTTTCCCGATCATTTCGGGCTCGGCGTTCCGCATCTCGCAGCGTCGCTCGATGTGTTGCGCCGCATCTTGATTTCGTGGCGCGGAACGTCGTCACGTGACGTCGCCAACATCCCAACCTTCCTGCGCAACGTCGCGCAGGAAATCGACGAGACCAGCTCGGACGAGCACTTCCGGCTGGCACGGGTGGCCGCTGAGCTACGGACATCGGACGAGGCACGGGGGCCGGCGCTGCGCGCAGCGGTCCAGCGCGACGTGCAAGCGGCGGATTTCGTGCTTGCCAGCCCGGTGCCTGCACAGCGCCCTGTCGCGTTTGACCGCGAGATCAGCCGGGTGGTCATCGACCATATGAAGGCTATCGACCGCCTTGAAATTCCTTTTCCGGCGAGCCGGACCGGTGCGGCCGGAGCGCCATGCCTGGCGATCCTTGGTGAAAACTCGACCGGCAAATCGACGATCCTGTCGGCAATTGCGTTGGCGCTGATCGGCGCCCAGCAAGCGCGGCGCTTGCGGTTCAAGCGCTCCCATCTGCTATCCAGCGCCAATATCGACCGGCTAGATCAGCTTGAGGCGAATCCGGTCGCGGTCATGGTCGAGTATTACGCTTCGAAAGAGCAAGCGCAGTTCTATCTCGATGCAGACAGCGAGCAGATATCCGGCCAGTTCCTGCCGACGAGCGTGATCCTAGGCTATGGTCCCCGCCGCTATTTTTCGCCCCGCTACCGCAGGCGCTCCGAAGGTGCGCGGCACCGGGTCAAGACGCTGTTCGATCCGCTGGCGACAATACCCTATCCCAATGACTGGCTGGCGGAATTGACGGGCGACCGCTTCGAAACCGTCGCGCGGGCGCTGCGGATCGTCCTGGCGCTCAACGACGACGATCGCCTGATCAACGATCCCGAAGATGGCATGTGCGTCGAGGCCAATGGCCGCCGCATACCGGTCGAGCGGCTCAGCGAAGGCTATAAGTCGGTCTTCGCGATGGTGGTCGACATCATCCATGAGCTGCTCGACCATTATACATCGCTTGAACAAGCCCAGGCGGTGGTGCTGATCGACGAGATTGAAACCCATCTCCATCCCCGCTGGAAGATGCAAATCATGACGTCGCTGCGGCGGGCATTGCCGCGCGTGCAGTTCATCGTGACCACGCATGATCCGCTGTGCTTGCGCGGCATGGACGATGATGAGGTGCTGGTCCTGCAGCGCGTCGAGGATGCGAAGATCCGGCCAATGCTTGGCTTGCCCAGCGTCAAGGGGATGACCGCGGAGCAGTTGCTGACTTCGGACTATTTCGGCTTGTCGAGCACCAGCGATCCGCGCGTCGAGCTCGGTCTCGCCCGGATTACCGGCGATGTCGTGGTGCAGGATGCCGTAGGCGGGGCGACCATCACCTTGTCGAGCGAGACCGAAAATCTCCTCAAGTCGGTGTCGCTGGGCGATAGCGCTTCCGAAACCCTGATGCAGGATGCGCTCAAGCAATATCTGACCGACCGCGAGGTGCAGCGCGGCAAGTTGCGCAGCGATGTCCGTGAAGAAGCGGTCGATGCCGTGCTCAAGGCGCTGCGGGCGCCACTGGCGGACTGA
- a CDS encoding phospholipase D-like domain-containing protein, which yields MLFVMFQPGSEPVNTLLTMQEQKHLYVRGVATQFTGAGAEHFKLLKQKPEDYFLDAAQDTGVGRSVGEWAVEGTAAEFKKSIGHAITHSKVIVIDPFGDDPVVVTGSHNFFKTASDANDENFIVIRGHRRIAMYYAVNAMQTYNRYRWRAYLKETAREGRNPFQFLSRNPNWQKRRTTGESKQMLAFWNP from the coding sequence GTGCTGTTCGTCATGTTTCAGCCGGGCAGCGAGCCGGTCAACACGCTGCTGACAATGCAGGAGCAAAAGCATCTCTATGTCCGCGGCGTCGCTACCCAGTTTACCGGGGCGGGCGCCGAGCATTTCAAGCTGCTCAAACAGAAGCCGGAGGACTATTTCCTCGATGCCGCCCAGGACACCGGGGTCGGCAGAAGCGTCGGCGAGTGGGCCGTCGAAGGGACGGCGGCTGAGTTCAAGAAGAGCATCGGTCACGCCATCACCCATTCCAAAGTGATCGTCATCGATCCCTTTGGCGACGACCCAGTGGTCGTCACCGGCTCCCATAATTTCTTCAAGACCGCGAGCGATGCTAATGACGAGAACTTCATCGTCATTCGCGGGCACAGGAGGATCGCTATGTATTATGCGGTCAACGCGATGCAGACCTATAATCGCTATCGCTGGCGCGCTTACCTCAAGGAAACCGCGCGCGAGGGTCGCAATCCCTTCCAGTTCCTGTCGCGCAATCCCAATTGGCAAAAGCGGCGCACCACTGGCGAATCCAAGCAGATGCTCGCCTTCTGGAATCCCTGA
- a CDS encoding site-specific integrase, whose amino-acid sequence MDAARALGHIKGEWENPARWKGNLVYRLPKRTRLSTGHYSAMPYEELPAFFRALRERPALAARALELTILCATRTSETLKMRWSEVDFDRATWIIPAERMKMGVEHRIPLSPAAIDILRGLPSVSNAKPSNYVFAGERGPLSQMAMTMVLRRMNLGHFTVHGMRSSFRDYMGDMTEHSESVIEQALAHQVGNEVTRAYRRKDAFDKRRIVMSDWAGYLLGQPPASVQDACEPRETLPAAEKTIEVA is encoded by the coding sequence TTGGATGCCGCGCGCGCCCTCGGGCACATCAAGGGCGAATGGGAAAATCCCGCGCGGTGGAAGGGCAATCTGGTCTATCGCCTGCCCAAGCGCACGCGTCTAAGCACGGGGCATTATTCCGCGATGCCCTATGAAGAATTGCCAGCGTTCTTCAGGGCCCTTCGTGAACGGCCAGCGCTCGCGGCTCGAGCCCTTGAACTCACGATCCTTTGCGCGACACGTACCAGTGAAACCCTGAAAATGCGCTGGTCGGAAGTGGACTTCGACCGCGCGACCTGGATCATCCCAGCGGAACGGATGAAGATGGGCGTTGAGCATCGCATTCCCCTGTCCCCCGCAGCGATCGATATCCTTCGCGGCCTACCCAGTGTCAGCAATGCAAAGCCGAGCAACTATGTCTTCGCCGGCGAGCGAGGGCCGTTATCGCAAATGGCCATGACGATGGTGCTCCGCCGAATGAATCTCGGCCATTTCACCGTCCACGGCATGCGAAGCTCGTTCCGGGATTATATGGGCGACATGACCGAGCATTCTGAATCTGTGATCGAGCAGGCGCTGGCCCATCAGGTCGGAAATGAGGTCACCAGAGCGTATCGGCGCAAAGATGCCTTCGATAAGCGCAGGATCGTGATGTCGGATTGGGCGGGCTATCTTCTGGGGCAACCTCCAGCGAGCGTGCAGGATGCTTGCGAACCTCGGGAAACGCTACCGGCTGCCGAAAAGACGATTGAAGTCGCATAG
- a CDS encoding Arm DNA-binding domain-containing protein gives MSKVGWHGDGGGLWLRVSANGSKRWVFIWIRDGHRREMGLGSFTLYSLAEVREIATAARQLLKVRKDPVEARDAARGSGARRQASFGVKT, from the coding sequence CTGAGCAAAGTCGGATGGCATGGGGATGGCGGCGGACTGTGGCTCCGCGTTTCTGCCAATGGGTCCAAACGATGGGTTTTCATTTGGATTCGCGACGGTCACCGGCGCGAAATGGGTTTGGGAAGTTTCACGCTATATTCGCTGGCGGAAGTGCGTGAGATCGCTACAGCCGCCAGGCAATTACTCAAAGTCAGGAAGGATCCGGTAGAAGCGCGAGACGCCGCCCGGGGGTCTGGTGCCCGCCGACAAGCCAGCTTCGGAGTCAAAACCTAA
- a CDS encoding nuclear transport factor 2 family protein, with protein MGVFRSAWVSLGIVPALLVAGCNAAAPSAPTAPSAEAVAREVKAAVRTQVDAYATLDQAKAASILAPDIKTFFHGEPDVVGKAAAENAIKAQFALPAVKLEVSDESVDVAASGDLAVYHAQYRFGFTNPETKQPVVEVGNWVAIFKRQPDGVMKLSTDIVADTPTPSPAQP; from the coding sequence ATGGGGGTGTTCAGATCAGCCTGGGTTTCGCTGGGCATCGTTCCGGCGCTGTTGGTGGCCGGCTGCAATGCCGCAGCGCCGAGCGCGCCTACCGCACCGAGCGCCGAAGCGGTCGCGCGTGAGGTCAAGGCCGCGGTCCGCACACAGGTCGACGCCTATGCCACGCTCGACCAGGCGAAGGCCGCCAGTATCCTGGCCCCGGATATCAAGACCTTCTTCCATGGCGAGCCGGACGTGGTCGGCAAAGCGGCCGCCGAAAATGCCATCAAGGCGCAATTCGCGCTCCCGGCCGTCAAGCTGGAAGTGTCGGACGAAAGCGTCGATGTGGCGGCCTCGGGCGACCTTGCCGTCTATCATGCGCAGTACAGGTTCGGCTTCACCAATCCGGAGACCAAACAGCCTGTCGTGGAAGTCGGCAACTGGGTTGCGATCTTCAAGCGCCAGCCGGACGGCGTCATGAAATTGAGCACAGACATCGTGGCGGACACCCCCACGCCTTCCCCCGCTCAGCCCTGA
- a CDS encoding response regulator transcription factor, which translates to MTEISRLYLVVEDIAETRDWLVANIAEIFGAVAHAAPTLRDARIWLRQRDSQDLILALVDLGLPDGNGVDFIEEIVGRCPDALVVVTTVFDDDESLMEALGAGAQGYLLKDQDATGIAHRLAMIDHGEVPISPAIARRLLQRFRADEPSNATLSPRETEVLRLIGRGLKSGEVAGVLSISPQTVTTHVKTIYRKLEITSRAEAALEARKRGLA; encoded by the coding sequence ATGACCGAGATTTCCCGCCTCTACCTCGTCGTCGAGGATATCGCCGAAACGCGTGACTGGCTGGTCGCCAATATCGCTGAGATTTTCGGCGCAGTCGCGCACGCCGCACCCACATTACGCGACGCACGCATTTGGTTGCGTCAGCGTGACTCGCAGGACTTGATCCTTGCACTGGTCGATCTTGGCCTGCCCGATGGCAATGGTGTCGATTTTATCGAAGAGATTGTCGGGCGTTGCCCCGACGCGCTCGTCGTAGTCACCACCGTTTTCGACGACGATGAGTCGCTGATGGAAGCACTCGGTGCAGGCGCACAGGGTTATCTCCTCAAGGATCAGGACGCGACCGGCATAGCGCATCGGCTGGCGATGATCGATCATGGGGAAGTGCCGATATCCCCCGCGATCGCGCGCCGCCTACTCCAGCGATTTCGGGCAGACGAGCCGAGTAACGCAACGCTTTCCCCCCGTGAAACCGAAGTGCTGCGCCTCATCGGCCGCGGGCTGAAATCCGGCGAGGTTGCCGGGGTATTGTCCATCAGCCCGCAGACGGTGACGACGCATGTCAAGACAATCTACCGTAAGCTCGAAATTACCTCTCGCGCTGAAGCCGCGTTGGAGGCGCGCAAAAGGGGCCTCGCCTGA
- a CDS encoding tetratricopeptide repeat protein translates to MRIVSMTLAVALTCAIGSPAAAQSDALVQQAMALQAQGKSGDAYQLLAPQANSRAGDPDFDYVLGLAAADSGRFAEAIAALQRVLAVQPANSQARAEIARVYALAGDIDTARTEFDTVNNDPTVPDPVRQRLGKLVRDYDKAIGGGGSDVTGFADAEIGYDSNINTATGLSSITLPIFAFLGPATLTGPATRMDDGYYQLQAGLSGSAAVSRQTRVYASALGSWRDNFASDLFDQAGVTGTTGLSHSFANQDVVSLSGQVQRFWLDRSGYRTSIGAIAQYTARLSKGSALSGQVQYFRSNYDSDPSRDANRYAATITYADRTSFFGVGGGVEETVRTTARNLGYWFVAGQGGSEIALNDRFTLAAGVSAEHRDYHGTEILFLKSRADTQVDASVSLRIRLTDALSLRPRVTVTRNFSNIDLYDYSRVTGSAGIRFEF, encoded by the coding sequence TTGCGGATCGTTTCGATGACATTGGCGGTCGCATTGACGTGCGCCATCGGGTCGCCGGCGGCGGCGCAATCGGACGCCCTTGTCCAGCAGGCCATGGCACTGCAGGCGCAGGGCAAGTCCGGCGACGCGTACCAGCTACTCGCGCCGCAAGCGAACAGCCGCGCCGGCGATCCGGACTTCGATTATGTCCTCGGCCTCGCCGCTGCCGATAGCGGGCGCTTTGCCGAGGCGATCGCCGCGCTCCAGCGTGTGCTCGCCGTCCAGCCGGCGAACAGCCAGGCGCGTGCCGAAATCGCGCGCGTCTATGCGCTGGCGGGCGATATCGACACCGCCCGCACCGAGTTCGACACGGTCAACAACGATCCGACCGTCCCCGATCCGGTGCGCCAGCGCCTCGGCAAGCTGGTCCGCGATTATGACAAGGCGATCGGTGGCGGCGGCAGCGATGTGACCGGCTTTGCCGATGCCGAGATCGGTTACGACAGCAATATCAACACCGCCACCGGGCTCAGCTCGATCACGCTGCCGATCTTCGCTTTCCTGGGCCCGGCGACGCTGACCGGCCCGGCGACGCGGATGGACGATGGCTATTATCAGCTTCAGGCGGGGCTCAGCGGCTCGGCGGCGGTCTCGCGCCAGACCAGGGTCTATGCCTCGGCACTGGGATCGTGGCGCGATAATTTCGCCAGCGACCTGTTCGATCAGGCGGGGGTGACCGGCACCACCGGCCTCAGCCACAGCTTCGCCAATCAGGACGTCGTCTCGCTCTCCGGCCAGGTCCAGCGCTTCTGGCTAGATCGCAGCGGCTATCGCACCAGCATCGGCGCCATCGCGCAATATACGGCGCGGTTGTCCAAGGGCAGCGCGCTCTCCGGCCAGGTCCAGTATTTCCGCAGCAACTACGATAGCGATCCGTCGCGTGACGCCAATCGCTATGCCGCCACGATCACCTATGCCGATCGCACCAGCTTCTTCGGTGTGGGCGGCGGTGTCGAGGAGACCGTCCGTACCACCGCGCGCAATCTCGGTTACTGGTTCGTCGCGGGGCAGGGAGGCAGCGAAATCGCGCTGAACGATCGTTTCACTTTGGCTGCCGGCGTCAGCGCTGAGCACCGCGATTATCACGGCACCGAAATCCTGTTCCTCAAGTCGCGCGCGGACACGCAGGTCGATGCCTCGGTGTCGCTGCGGATCCGGCTGACCGACGCGCTGTCGCTGCGTCCGCGCGTCACCGTGACGCGCAACTTCAGCAATATCGACTTGTACGATTACTCGCGCGTGACCGGCTCGGCCGGCATTCGCTTCGAATTCTGA